In Pseudomonas deceptionensis, a single window of DNA contains:
- the folE gene encoding GTP cyclohydrolase I FolE, producing MNPSIAEHYREILVGLGENPEREGLRDTPTRAAKAMQYLCCGYAMSLKEVINGALFESQSDEMVIVRDIELYSMCEHHMLPFIGKAHVAYIPTGRVLGLSKIARVVDMFARRLQIQENLTKQIADAIQHSTDAAGVAVVIEAKHMCMMMRGVEKQNSVMTTSVMLGAFRESSATRLEFLQLIGRIG from the coding sequence ATGAACCCATCAATAGCCGAGCATTACCGTGAAATTCTCGTCGGCTTAGGCGAGAACCCGGAGCGTGAAGGGCTGCGGGACACGCCCACGCGCGCCGCTAAAGCGATGCAGTACTTGTGCTGTGGCTACGCGATGAGCCTGAAGGAAGTGATCAATGGCGCATTGTTCGAATCGCAAAGCGATGAAATGGTCATCGTGCGCGACATCGAACTGTATTCAATGTGTGAGCATCACATGCTGCCCTTTATCGGTAAGGCTCATGTTGCGTACATCCCGACTGGAAGAGTGCTGGGCCTGTCGAAGATTGCACGAGTTGTCGATATGTTCGCCCGCCGCTTACAGATTCAGGAAAACCTTACAAAACAAATTGCCGACGCCATTCAGCACAGTACCGATGCGGCTGGCGTGGCAGTCGTCATTGAGGCAAAGCACATGTGCATGATGATGCGGGGCGTGGAGAAGCAAAACTCGGTGATGACCACGTCTGTGATGCTGGGCGCCTTTCGTGAGTCCTCCGCCACGCGTCTCGAGTTTTTGCAACTCATAGGGCGAATCGGTTAA